The Elusimicrobiota bacterium sequence AATAAAAACATGGCTTCGTTTTTTCGTCGCGTTCGGGATGGTCGGCGGCTCTCTTCTTTCGAATCTTTCCGCAGAGATCACCATGGATCAGGTGCGGGAAGAGGTGCAACGGCAATTAAAAGAAGAGGAATCCGCCAAGCAGAAAGCGGTCCCCACATCCATTGATCAGAGCAAAATCGATTTCAAAGCGGGGAAAGGGCTTGCCTTGGTGCGGTCCCCCAACGGCGAATTGAAAATGAATTTGTATCTATTGGTCCGGTATCTCAACCAACTGCCCGCGACGCAGTCTTTTGAAGACCATTTGGGAAATCCTCACGACATCGACACGGCCAACTATATTTCCGCGCCTCACCGCGTGATTATGAATTTTAACGGTTGGTTGTACGATCCCAGATTTCTTTATTCAGCCGCCGTTTGGACCGTAAGTTCAACGGACAAGGTGGCTGTCCTGGGAGCTTTAGGCTGGGCCTTCAACAAAAAGCTCACACTTAACGTGGGCATCGGCGCTTTGCCGGGGACAAGGACGTTGACTTATTCCCATCCCTATTGGCTGGGAACGGATCGGATGATGGCTGACGAATTTTTTCGGCCGGGTTTCACCCAGGGAGCGTGGGCGTCGGGTGAAGCGGCCCCGGGGCTCAATTACACCGTCATGATTGGAAACAACCTCACCACATTGAACGTGAATGCCAAGGAAGATTCTCGGGATTTCGCCGCCAGCGGCAATCTCGCCTGGATGCCCACCACCCACGAATTCGGACCCAAGGGCGGCATGGGAGATTTCGAACATCACGAAAAGCTGGCCACCCGGATCGGCACAGCCTATACCCAGGGGCGTCAGAACGCCGCCATGTCGACTTCGGGAAGCAGTCAACCGGATTCCACGCAAATTCGCATGGCCGACAGCCTTCTACCCTTCACCCCAGGCGCCGTGGTGGCCGGCTACACTGTGGACATTTTGAAATACCAAATGTGGGCCGTGGACGCGGGGGTTAAGTATAAAGGCCTGCACCTGCAAGCCGAAGCCTACCTGCGACAACTGAGCGATTTTTACACCAAGACGGATGATCGTGTGCCGCAAAATATGATCATCGATACGGGATTCTATGCCCAGGCCTCCAAAATGATTCAACCGCGGAAAACAGAGGGCTATGTGGCCACGTCTTTTGTGTTCGGCGACAAAAGCGCCGGGTACCGCACGAGCTACGATATTATTCAAGGGCTCAATTTCTTCTTGTTCGATACGCGCAACAGCCGAATCAATTTGCATGTGATCGAAGTCTACCGCGCTCCGACGTCCTCCGATTTTGGCTACTATGTGGGGGGACAAAAGGGTGTGACTGTGTCGGTGGGTTGGTCGATTAATTTTTAAGGGGGCGCGTGTGAAACGAAAATTTTTCGCGTTTACGGCCGTTGCGTTTCTCAGTTCGTTGGGGCATTCGGCCCCAAAGAAGGTTGAGCTGAACGATGGTCATTTCCACCTCACCAATTATATTCAAGAGGGAACCGACATCCGTGATTTCCTGAAAATCATGGGCGACAAGGTGGGGCGGTCCACCCTTTTCGGCATTCCGCTTCAACAACAATGGATGTATGCCAGCACCGGAGATTTCGCCCCCTGGTACTATCTTCAGACGGACGCGCCCCTCTATTATTACTCTTTCACCGACGCTCACATCGCCATGGCCTACAAGTCCCTGCCTAAAAAAGACCAAGCCCGGTTCGACCCCATGATCACTGGGTTTAACCCCACGGACATGTACGCGGCGGACCATATTCGCCGAGTGTTGACGACGTTTCCGGGCGTGTTTTCGGGCATCGGGGAATTTTCGATTCACAAAGAATTCGTTTCTTCGAAAGTGGCAGGCGAAGTGTCGACGCTCAACAACAAAGCCCTGGATCGAATACTCGACTTCGCGGGGGAAGTGGGCCTGCCGGCGATTCTGCACTGCGACGTGAACGTGCCGTTTCCTAAGCCCAATCAGGACCCCTACATCGTCAAGATGCTGGGAGAACTTTTTGTTCGCCATCCCAAAACCACGATTATTTGGGCCCATGTGGGACTGGGTCGCGTGGTGCGACCGGTGACGGACCAGGCCGGCATGGTCGAGCGGGCCATCAATAATCCGGCCTTGAATCATGTCTTTTTTGACCTCTCCTGGGATGAGACGGCCAAATACATCGTGACGTCCACGGCTTCGGTGGCCAAGGTGGCCGCGATGATCAACCGCCATCCGGACCGATTCCTCTATGGGTCCGACGAAGTGGCTCCCACGGAACAAGCCGCCTATTTGAAGACTTACACCATGTACGCTCCCCTTCTGGCCCAACTCACGCCTGAGGCTAAAGAAAAATTTCTTAAAGGCAATTACGAACGGATTTTTGACACGGCCCGAAAACGGGTGAGGGCTTGGGAAAAGGCGAACGTGGGCAAAAAGAGGCCGCCGTCTCCCAAGACCCCCATATCCGGGTATGCGAAATAAATTTTGTAGATACCCCATCTACGGGGCTAGTGAATGACAAGCCGCTCGATAAATCGAGCAACTACAAAGAATGCCACCAGTTAAAGGAGAACGCACTCATTGAAAAAAACAACAATGGCGTTGTTAGGGTTGACCCTCATGATGCCAGGTTTCATGAAAGCCGCGGAACCGTCCTTCGAAGTATACGGGTTCGCCCAGTTGGACTACATCCAAGACTTCAACCGGGTGCAACCTGAATGGGACTCCACGCTTCGTCCCAGCAAGATCCCGACCACGGAAGGAATGTATGGGTCCGATGGACAGGCGATTTTGAGCGTCCGTCAGAGCCGGATCGGGTTTAAGGCCGACCTTCCCATCAACGGGGAATCGGTGTTTACTAAATTTGAGTTTGACTTCTTCGGCGTCGGCGCCGATGCGGGCCAAACCACGATTCGTCTTCGCCATGCCTACGGGGAATGGGGACCCGTCCTCGCGGGACAAACCAACTCGTTGTTTATGGACGGCGATATTTTCCCCAACACCATTGATTACTGGGGACCGACCGGAATGGTGTTCCTGCGCAACCCACAAATCCGTTTAACGAAAAAAGCGGGGGATAAATCATTTGCTGTCGCCCTGGAACAGCCTTCCAACGACATCGACGACGGACGCCTGCGGGAACTCGACCCCGCTTTGGATTCCGCCGTCAGCGGGGACGAAAAATATCCCGACCTCACCGCTCAGGCACGCTTGGGTGGAGAGAAAGGTCATGTTCAATTGGCCGGAATCGTTCGACACCTCGGCTACGAGACCGTGGGCGGCGTCGACAGTTCCCCCAAAGGCCATAAAACCGGCTGGGGTTTAGATCTGACGTCTGTCTTAAAGGCCCGCGAAGGCGATGCGCTCCGAGTGGGCGTTGTTTATGGCGCGGGGATTGCGAGCTATATGAACGACGGCGGCATGGACCTCGCCCCACAGGGTTCCACCACCACCTCCATATCGGCCAAAGCGGTGCCTTTGATTGGCGTGTCGGCCTATTACGACATCAAATGGAGCGACCGTTGGAGCAGTTCTGTCGGTTACAGTTTCAACGATGTGGAAAACACGGACTTCCAGGATCCAGGGACCTATGCCCGCGGCGACTACGCTTCGGCCAACCTGATCCATTATCCGACCCAAAACGTGTTTTACGGGCTTGAATACCTTTATGGTCGACGGGAAGACGCCAACGGGAAAGCGGGCCAAGACCAACGGGTCCAGTTCTCTGCCAACTACAAATTCAGTTCAAAGAATTCCCAGAATTAATTTCCCAAGGAGGAACAAATCGATGCTAAACAATTCCATGTTACGAATGGGTCTTCTGGCGGCACTCATGGCCGCCATGATCTCCCCGGTCCAGGCCGTCAGCAAGGCCGATGCCGATAAAGCGCTCAAGGCCGCCCACGACACGTATAAGGGGCTGAAAGAAGGGAAAAACGCCGACTACATCCCGGCCCTCGCCAAAGTCGATTCCAACTTCTTTGGGATCGGCTTGGTGACCGTGGATGGGCAGGTTTCCACCGTGGGGGACGTTGACCAATTGTTCTCCATCCAGTCCATCAGCAAGGTGTTCACCATGGCCGAGGTCATGCAAGAATCCGGTGACGACGTGGTTCTCAATGGAGTCGGCGTGGACGCCACGGGGCAGGTGTTCAATTCCATCGTGGCGGTGGAACAATACCGGGGGAAGGAAATGAACGCTTTGGTCAATCCGGGAGCCATTGCCACCACGAGCCTGGTGAAAGGGAAAACGGCGGACGAGGTGTGGGCCAAGATCCTCGGCATGCATAGCGACTGCGCCGGTCGTCCTCTGGAAGTCAACGCGGAAGTTTACAAATCCGAGTCCGACACCAACCAACGCAACCAGGCCATCGGGATGTTGATGTACGCCTACGGGCAAATCAAAGACAACCCCGCTCAGGCCACGGACCTCTACACCCGCCAATGTTCCATCAACGTGAACGCGAAGGACTTGGCCATGATGGCGGCCACCCTTGCGAACGGCGGTAAAAACCCCGTCACTAAAAAGCAGGTCATCGACCAAAAACACGTGGCGAAGATCCTGGCGGTCATGGCGACGGCCGGCTTGTACGACGATTCAGGCAAATGGCTCTTCATGACAGGACTTCCGGCAAAAAGCGGCGTGGGCGGCGGAATCATCGCCGTGTCTCCCGGCAAGTTCGGCATCGCGGCTTTTTCGCCTCCGCTGGACGCCGCCGGCAACAGCGTGCGCGCCCAGAAAGCCATTACGATGATATCGGAGAAACTCGATGGGAACCCCCTGAATCCCAAAGCGAAATAAATTCCGTTCCTTCAGGTGTTGAAGGGGGCGGCCTCCCGAGGATTTTTCGGGAGGCCGCTTTTTTTCTCTTGACAATTTTGGATTTAGGGTTAGAATTCGAATGCAGTCGGCAGAACGTGCGTTTGAATTCGTTTCGGCGGAGGCGCAACCGTGGACAATGTCGTGGCGACTATAAACAAAAAAGATTCGTTTCACCGGAAGGATCTGGTTTCCCTGGTGGGAATCTTCGCCACTCCCTTGGCTATATTAATGGGTATGACTGGAATCCTCGTGAACCGTTTGCGGGGGGGAAAGCTTTATCTTTGCCTGGGGCTTTTGACTTTGGGGGCTTTGTTCAACTTCGTATTTCCACGTCTGATCGCCCGTCAGTCTTCTTTAAAAATTCGGGGGATCGTGGTTCAACTCAGAATTATCACAAATGTCATCTTTAATTCCGTTTTGGTTTATTATTTAGGCGAAGCCTTTCGCCCTATGTGGTTGGTGTTGGCTCTGACTCCCTTTGCCACCGCGATATACGCATCGCGCGCCAGGACCCTTTCGGCTTCTTTAACCGTTTCCGCCGCCCTTTTGACGGTTTTTGTTCTTCGGGGCCCCGTTGACGCCGTTGGGTTGGCGGAGCAGTTGACTTACTGTGTTTTCATGCTCCTGATTAGTTTAATGATTAACAAGGTGGCTGTTTATCCGCCTTCCTCCGAGGAAATTTTGACCTTCCTCAAGCACCCCGCATTCTGAAACATATCAAAAAGATAAAACCCTTATCATGGCTTTGACAGGAAATCTCATTGTCTCGCCATGGCGAGGCGGATCGCGTCTTCGGGTTTGATTTGGTGCTCCGCGTTTTCTGCGGCGTCGGAGATGGCTAGTTGGATGCCTTTCACCGTGCCGTTGAATCGGTTGTCGCCCGCTTTGTAATCCGGGGACACCGGAGCGCCGGAATCTTCCCCCACATCACAGCCGTCGTCGGCCGAAAACACAACGGCCAAGGTGGCGCCGATTTCTCCTTCACCGACTTTCTTCCCGTCTGTAAACAACGCGACCTTTCCGCCCTTGCCCATGCCGCCTCCGGCGTAGGCGAACTCCAGGCGGACCTGGTGCGGACCTACGGGAAGCGGGGTGGTCCCTTCCACGAAGAAATGTTTTAAACCGCCCCAGTTGTAGCAGTATTTGAGTTTTCCGTTTTTGGCGTAGAGGCTCCAGCCCCCGATGTTGGCCCCCTGAGAGACGATAACGCCCTCCGCGCCGTTCTCCGGTACGACGATTTCGGCGGTGATGGAATGGGATTTGTTTTTAAGGTTCAACACGCAGTTCTCGCTCAAGCGGCCCATGCCGCCGAAGAGAAGTTGGGTTTTCCCTTTCACCAGGACCGGCCGACCGGCCGTGTCCGGGTTCATTTTTTCCATCATGCGATCATCCAGTGGGAGCACCTTGTAGCGCGTCGCTTCGATGAGCCAGAGGCGCTGTAGCTCGAGCAGTTTTTGGGGATTCTTTTTGGAGACGTCGTTCGACTGGCTCCAGTCGCCGGGCTCGTACAATTCCCAGACGTCGTTGTCGAAGGCTGGTACGGGGGCGTTCAAGGGCGCCCAGGGCGTGCGGTGTTTGGTTACGGCGGTCCATCCCTTGTGGTAAATTCCCCGGTTGCCGAACATCTCGAAGTATTGGGTTTCGTGTTGTTCGGGCGCTTTGGCGTCGTTAAACGAATAGAGCATGCTGGTGCCCTCGATGGGGTCCTGCTGGATGCCGTCCACGGAAACCGGTTGAGGGATTCCCGCCGCTTCCAGAATGGTCGGGGCCACGTCGATCACATGAAAAAACTGGGAACGGATCTCGCCTTTCGCCTGAATCCCTTTGGGCCAGTGAACAATGGTGCCGTTGCGCGTGCCGCCCCAATGGGAGGCCACTTGTTTGGTCCATTGGTAGGGAGCGTTCATCGCATGGGCCCAGGCGGAAGAGTAATGATTGTAGGATTCGGGTCCGCCCAGCTTTTCGATTCGGGCGTCGAGATACTCGGGCGTTTCAAAGGACTGGAGTCCGTTAAAATAACTCATCTCATTGAAGCATCCGTTCACGCCGCCTTCGGCTGAAGCGCCGTTATCTCCAATGATGTAGTACACCAAGGTGTCGTCGAGGATACCGAGCTTTTTGATCCCGTCCAAGAGGCGGCCCACGTGATGGTCCGTGTATCCCATGAACCCGGCATAAACCTCCATTTGGCGGGCCAGGAAGGGCCGAAAGGCCTCCGGCGTATCTTTCCACGCGGGAAGCTCCTTGTTGGGCGCGGTCAGCGGACAGTCCTGGGGAACGACTCCCAGTTTCTTTTGACGAGCGAGGGTCTCTTCCCTTAATTTGTCCCAGCCTTGATTGAATTTGCCCTTGTACTTATCCGCCCACTCCTTGGGCACGTGATGGGGCGCGTGGGTGGCCCCGGGGGCGAAATAAACAAAGAACGGTTTGTCCGGCGCCAGCGCCTTTTGCTGGCTGACCCAGTTCATGGCCTTGTCCGTCATGTCCGCCATGAAATGGTATCCCTCTTCCGGCGTCTTCTTGGGTTCCACCGACGTGGTGCCTTCGTACAGGGTTGGATACCATTGGTTGGCTTCACCGCCGATGAACCCATAAAATTATTCGAAACCACCGCCTCCGGTGGGCCAGGCGTCAAAGGGACCCGCGGGGCTGGTTTGCCAGACGGGAACTTCGTGGCATTTACCGAACTGAGCCGTGTTGTAGCCGTTCAGTTTAAGCGTTTTTGCCAGGGGCGCCATGGAATTGGGTAGGACGGAACAGTATCCCGGCGCGCCGGTGGCGATCTCGGTGATGCCCCCCATGCCGGAGGAATGGTGATTGCGGCCCGTCAACAGGGCTTGCCGGGTGGGCGAACAGAGAGCGGTCGTGTGGAATCGATTTAACTTGAGCCCAGCGGCCGCCAGTTTCTCGGCGTTGGGGGTTTGGCATGGCCCGCCGAAGGCGCTGGCGGACCCAAACCCGGCGTCGTCCAAAAGAACGATCAAAACGTTGGGCGCGCCCTTGGGCGGACGCAGTTGGGGAATGGGGGGGGAACTTGCTGTCTGGATCCTTGGCGTCGTAGGCGATGAATTTCGGATGCTCCGTGTTCGGCATCGGCAAATGGGATCGGTGTCGTTTGTCATCATTTTGGGTCATGGCATGGCTCCCTGGGTAAATCGGTTTTGTCACCTCTACGACTAAAAGATCTCGGTGCGGGTCAAAATGGTCAAAAACATCAAGATTCCCAATAGGCCCACCACAAACCCTACCGCCGATGTAAAATTGAATTTTTTGAAGGGGATGGTTGTCTGTCGGTTCAGGCGATTAACGGTCCCCAAATACTCGATCGAGCCCAATAGGATGGCCGACGTGCCCAGTGCGATCAGCGTGAGCCCGAACCGACGCGGCCCCGGCGCGTTTCCAATTACGGCCGACTGGAGAAATTTATAAATGGTGAACCCAAAACTAATCAACGACAGACCCGTGCGGATCCACGCCATCATGGTGCGGTTGGCGGCCATGAACGTCCGTTCCACCGCCAGATCCGTCCGTTGCAACGCCAGCTCGTCCGATGTTTGTTTAATTCCGGTCCCCATTGGCTGTTCTCCGAACCCTCTGCTGGATCAGGTCTCGAACGAGAGTATAGTATTTTGTAACTGCTCAGGTCTTCTGCTGGTCGCTCGTCGAAAAACCCCACCCTCTCCCCGCCCCTCTCCCGCGAGCGGGAGAGGGAGAAACGTCAGTTGCAGTATTTTGTTTAAGTCAAAGTTTCTGTGGGGGGTGGAAATGGACAAAAAGAACCGAAGAAGGCATAATCATGAAATGAGACGAATCTTTTTACTATCGTTGTTATTGGGCCTTGGATGGGTTCAGGGGTGGGGAGATGCCGCGTCTGTGGACCCGATCGCTATGGATGGGGGGAGAGACGAGTCCGCGTCCCATGCGGAGGTGGACCTGGACGGGCAAACTCTTTTCCGTGTGACCGGAGCCCCGAATTATCCCGCGGAAAAACGCGCGTCAGAAATTTCAGATCGCCTCGCACTTTTTGCGGGCGACCCCACCCGGTCGACCGACACCCTTAAAGTGATCACCCAGCCCGACTTTGCGGTCGTCATGGCCGGGGACCAGTTGTTAATGCGAGTCTTCGATGTGGATTCTGGAATACCCGGTTTGAACCACGCGGGGTATGCGGAGTTGGTTCAACATTTAATCGGGAAGGCCGTCTTGGATTACCGCCAAGCGCGGACCGCCGTGGCCCTGTTGAAGGACGCGGGTTTGGCAGGGGCGGGAGCCGCTCTATTATTTCTTCTTCTCCTGGGATGGACGCGGCTTTATCACAGGCTGAGAGCGCTCATTGAACGAATACTGAAACCCCAAATTTCAAAGATCCAGACCAAATCGTTCGATTTGCTCCAAGCGGGACTCCTGTGGGATGGACTTCAGGGTGTGATGACGGTTTTCCATGTGGTTGTGGTGGCCCTTTTGGTTTATTTCCACTTGGGCTTCATCCTTCGGCTTTTCCCATGGACCAAACCCTTGGCCGACGGGCTTTTGGGGTTGATTTTAAATCCGCTTAAAATGCTGGGCCTTTCGTTTCTTGCCGGATTGCCCGGCCTGATGGCGACCTTGGTGATCGGACTCCTTTGTTACGCGGTCCTCCGGACCCTGGGACTCTTTTTTGCGGGCATCCGCACGGGAACGATCAAGCTCACGGGATTCGACCCGGACTGGGCCATCCCCACCTTCCGCATCGTCCGGGTGGCGATCATCGCTTTGGCGGTCATGATCGCCTACCCCCACATCCCAGGTTCAAATTCCGCGGCGTTCAAAGGGGTTTCCGTCTTCCTCGGAATCATCATCTCCTTGGGGTCTTCCTCCTTCGCGGCCAACCTTATCGCCGGGTATTCGGCCATTTACCGGCGCGCCTTTCGCGTGGGGGACTGGATCGAGGTGGACAACTTCCGCGGGGAAGTTTTGGAAATCCAGACGCTGGTCACGCGGTTACGGACCGTTAAAAACGAAGTGGCCGTGATCCCCAATTCCGCCATCGTTAATTCTCCCGTCATTAATTACAGCACCTACGCTAAAGAACGCGGCTTAATCATCCACACCACCGTTGGCATCGGCTACGAAACTCCTTGGCGCCAAGTGGAAGCCATGCTCTTGGAAGCCGCCACGCGAACCCCGGGGTTCCTTTCCGAACCGAAACCCTTTGTTCTGCAAAAAACCCTGGGGGACTTTTGCGTGACCTATGAAATCAACGCCTATTGTTCCACCCCCGCCCTTCGCTTGGCGTTGACCCACACCCTGCACCAAAATATTTTAGATCTCTTCAATGAAAACAACGTCCAAATCATGACCCCCGCCTACGAAGGGGACCCGGAGCAACCGAAATTGGTTCCCGCGGACAAATGGTTCACCCCGCTGGCTCCACAGAACAAAAAGACCTAGTTTTCCCTTGAACAAAAAAATATTTGCATTGGGAAGTGGTGTTTGGCTGGCCGGTTGCGCCGGGCTTCCGAAAAACTTTACGGCGGAACGTTCTAGAGCCATCCGCCAGGATGAAGTCACCGTTCTTAAATCCACCTTACAACCTTCCCTAAACGCCCATCCTGGGCTGTCCGGCTTTTTTCTCTTGGACAAAGCCCAGGACGCCTTTCTGGCTCGGTTGGCGTTGGCCGATACAGCGGAAAAGACCATCGACGCACAATATTTTATTTGGGGCGGGGATGCGGCGGGAATCATTCTGATGGATCGATTGATTAAGGCCGCCGACCGCGGCGTCCGGGTTCGGATTCTTCTGGACGACGTCACCAGCCACGGCAAAGACATGGGGCTGGGCGCGCTGAACAAGCATCCCCTCATCCAAATTCGGGTATTCAACCCGTTGGGGCACCGATTTACAGGGAATGTGTCCCGATCCATTTCCATGGCACTGCACATCGGCCGGATGACCCGACGGATGCACAACAAACTCTTTGCGGTGGACAACCAGGCGGCCATTGTGGGCGGCCGGAATATCGCGGACGACTATTTCGGCCTCCATGGAAAATCAAATTTCCGCGATATGGATTTGTTGGCGGTGGGGCCGGCCGTGGGGGAGGCGTCGGGCAAATTCGATGAGTTCTGGAATTCTTCCTGGTCGGTGCCCATGGAGGTGTTGGGCGTTAAGGCGCCCACCCAGAAGCAATACGACAAAATGCTGGGGCGAATTAAGAAATATTTCACCACGGAATTTAAGAAGTTCCCTTATCCTCTCGATTTCAGCCATGAGGCTGTCCTAAGGGAATTGGATACGCTCCGCTCCCAGTTCGTCTGGGCCAAGGCCGAGGTGGTGGGGGATACTCCGGGAAAATCCTGGGAACCTGAGGAAGCTGGGAAAACCCGATCGGCCGTGGCCGCGCGGGTTTCTGAAATCGGAGGAGCATCAAAAAACGAGGTTTTGCTCTGTTCCCCTTATTTGATTTTGTCGACGGGTGCGGTTAGAGGCATGGGGGAATTGGTTCGAGCCGGGGTTCGCGTTCGAATCCTGACCAATTCCATGATGTCCACGGACGCCCTTCCGGTGGTGGCGCATTACAAAGGGATGCGGGAGAAGTTGATCGGGCAAGGGGTGGAACTATACGAAATTCGGCCGGATGCCGAAAACAGTCCCCGCCATTCGGCCTTCCCCAAGGCCCGGCACAGCCTCCACGCCAAGGTGGCGGTGTTTGATCGTAAAGATGTTTTTGTCGGAACGTACAACATCGATCCTCGATCCGAAAACTTGAACACCGAGGTGGGCCTTTTGGTCCACAGCCCGGAACTCAGTGAACAGGTGGCGCAAAGCCTGGAGGACGACCTCCGCCCGGTGAACAGTTGGGCCTTGGAATTCACCCCGACGAAAGATCTTGTTTGGAAGGGGGAGAAAGACGGAAAAAAGATTGAATTTAAAAAGGACCCCTATGCCGGGTTTTGGACGCGGTTTTTTGCCGGATTTTTGTCGATCCTTCCGATTAAGGAGCAGTTGTAAAATGGCGTCGCCGGCCAGGTTCCCATGACGGAGGAAAAAAGTTCCCTTATCCCTGGGCCCATGGAGCGAAAAATCCCGTTTTCCAGAGGTGCTTCCGCGGTTTTCGGGGCGGTGGTCCTATCGAGTCTCCTCGTCGGGAGCTACGTGGCCTTGGGAAAGGCGGGCCTGGCCCTTTGGGTTCTGGACCTTCTTTTTTCCGTGGCGCTTCTTCTGTTATGGTTGGGTCGACGGCGGGCCCCGATCCTTTCGGCCATGGGGATGCTTCTGACGTGGATGTTGACGGCGCGTATGGCGTTGGGTACCGCGACACTTTTCCGCCTTCTCGGGGGATTGGCCGCGGCGATCCTGGGGCTGTGGACATGGAAGAGGGCGGCCGCGCCGAGGGTCTCCCGACCCTTGGGCCGGGTCAGCCTTTGGCGCGTTTTAACGACATTAACGGTGTTCGGTTTGATCCTCGGGGCTCTGGCGGGGCCCCCGCGGATCATGGTGGATCCCCAAAAAAGAAAAGCCGCCTTGCGGGCGAAATCCATGGGCCCTCCGGACCCTGTGTCCGATTTGGAACGCCGGCTCCAGTCCCATGTCTTTCATCTGGCCGATCGAATCGGGGAGCGGGCCGTATACCAGCGCGACCGCATCGCCGCCGCGCGCGATTATGTGCGGGATCGGTTCACCTCCTTGGGATTGCCCACGAAATTGATTCCCTATCGGATGCCAAGCCTTGGGTCAAAAGGCACGGCGGACAACGTGGAGGCGCGGCTTTTACCGGCACACCCGAACAATGCGCCGATTTGGGTTATCGGCGCCCACTACGACACCGCGCCCGACACTCCGGGCGCCGACGACAACGCCAGCGGGGTGGCGGTATTGCTGGAACTGGCCAGGTTGCTGAAATCCCGCTCCGTTGCCGCTGAAATCCGTTTGGTCGCCTTTTCCACCGAGGAGCCTCCGTCCTTTGGAACCCGAAACATGGGGAGCGTTCACTACGCCCGGGCTTTGAAGGAGGAGGGGGTCCCCGTGGACGCCATGATGAGTTTGGAGATGCTGGGTTATTTCAGCGACCGGCCGGGTTCGCAGTTCTACCCTCCCTTGATCTCCCGCTGGTATCCTGAGCAAGGGAATTTCGTCGCCCTGGTGGGGAACGTGTCCAGCCGGGGCGTGGTCGCGAAGATCCGGCGGAAATGG is a genomic window containing:
- a CDS encoding amidohydrolase family protein, with amino-acid sequence MGDKVGRSTLFGIPLQQQWMYASTGDFAPWYYLQTDAPLYYYSFTDAHIAMAYKSLPKKDQARFDPMITGFNPTDMYAADHIRRVLTTFPGVFSGIGEFSIHKEFVSSKVAGEVSTLNNKALDRILDFAGEVGLPAILHCDVNVPFPKPNQDPYIVKMLGELFVRHPKTTIIWAHVGLGRVVRPVTDQAGMVERAINNPALNHVFFDLSWDETAKYIVTSTASVAKVAAMINRHPDRFLYGSDEVAPTEQAAYLKTYTMYAPLLAQLTPEAKEKFLKGNYERIFDTARKRVRAWEKANVGKKRPPSPKTPISGYAK
- the glsA gene encoding glutaminase A; the encoded protein is MLNNSMLRMGLLAALMAAMISPVQAVSKADADKALKAAHDTYKGLKEGKNADYIPALAKVDSNFFGIGLVTVDGQVSTVGDVDQLFSIQSISKVFTMAEVMQESGDDVVLNGVGVDATGQVFNSIVAVEQYRGKEMNALVNPGAIATTSLVKGKTADEVWAKILGMHSDCAGRPLEVNAEVYKSESDTNQRNQAIGMLMYAYGQIKDNPAQATDLYTRQCSINVNAKDLAMMAATLANGGKNPVTKKQVIDQKHVAKILAVMATAGLYDDSGKWLFMTGLPAKSGVGGGIIAVSPGKFGIAAFSPPLDAAGNSVRAQKAITMISEKLDGNPLNPKAK
- a CDS encoding DUF202 domain-containing protein, with amino-acid sequence MGTGIKQTSDELALQRTDLAVERTFMAANRTMMAWIRTGLSLISFGFTIYKFLQSAVIGNAPGPRRFGLTLIALGTSAILLGSIEYLGTVNRLNRQTTIPFKKFNFTSAVGFVVGLLGILMFLTILTRTEIF
- a CDS encoding mechanosensitive ion channel family protein, which encodes MRRIFLLSLLLGLGWVQGWGDAASVDPIAMDGGRDESASHAEVDLDGQTLFRVTGAPNYPAEKRASEISDRLALFAGDPTRSTDTLKVITQPDFAVVMAGDQLLMRVFDVDSGIPGLNHAGYAELVQHLIGKAVLDYRQARTAVALLKDAGLAGAGAALLFLLLLGWTRLYHRLRALIERILKPQISKIQTKSFDLLQAGLLWDGLQGVMTVFHVVVVALLVYFHLGFILRLFPWTKPLADGLLGLILNPLKMLGLSFLAGLPGLMATLVIGLLCYAVLRTLGLFFAGIRTGTIKLTGFDPDWAIPTFRIVRVAIIALAVMIAYPHIPGSNSAAFKGVSVFLGIIISLGSSSFAANLIAGYSAIYRRAFRVGDWIEVDNFRGEVLEIQTLVTRLRTVKNEVAVIPNSAIVNSPVINYSTYAKERGLIIHTTVGIGYETPWRQVEAMLLEAATRTPGFLSEPKPFVLQKTLGDFCVTYEINAYCSTPALRLALTHTLHQNILDLFNENNVQIMTPAYEGDPEQPKLVPADKWFTPLAPQNKKT
- a CDS encoding phospholipase D family protein; amino-acid sequence: MNKKIFALGSGVWLAGCAGLPKNFTAERSRAIRQDEVTVLKSTLQPSLNAHPGLSGFFLLDKAQDAFLARLALADTAEKTIDAQYFIWGGDAAGIILMDRLIKAADRGVRVRILLDDVTSHGKDMGLGALNKHPLIQIRVFNPLGHRFTGNVSRSISMALHIGRMTRRMHNKLFAVDNQAAIVGGRNIADDYFGLHGKSNFRDMDLLAVGPAVGEASGKFDEFWNSSWSVPMEVLGVKAPTQKQYDKMLGRIKKYFTTEFKKFPYPLDFSHEAVLRELDTLRSQFVWAKAEVVGDTPGKSWEPEEAGKTRSAVAARVSEIGGASKNEVLLCSPYLILSTGAVRGMGELVRAGVRVRILTNSMMSTDALPVVAHYKGMREKLIGQGVELYEIRPDAENSPRHSAFPKARHSLHAKVAVFDRKDVFVGTYNIDPRSENLNTEVGLLVHSPELSEQVAQSLEDDLRPVNSWALEFTPTKDLVWKGEKDGKKIEFKKDPYAGFWTRFFAGFLSILPIKEQL
- a CDS encoding M28 family peptidase encodes the protein MTEEKSSLIPGPMERKIPFSRGASAVFGAVVLSSLLVGSYVALGKAGLALWVLDLLFSVALLLLWLGRRRAPILSAMGMLLTWMLTARMALGTATLFRLLGGLAAAILGLWTWKRAAAPRVSRPLGRVSLWRVLTTLTVFGLILGALAGPPRIMVDPQKRKAALRAKSMGPPDPVSDLERRLQSHVFHLADRIGERAVYQRDRIAAARDYVRDRFTSLGLPTKLIPYRMPSLGSKGTADNVEARLLPAHPNNAPIWVIGAHYDTAPDTPGADDNASGVAVLLELARLLKSRSVAAEIRLVAFSTEEPPSFGTRNMGSVHYARALKEEGVPVDAMMSLEMLGYFSDRPGSQFYPPLISRWYPEQGNFVALVGNVSSRGVVAKIRRKWRAASTFPLETLTLPAPFSGVPSRIN